GTAAACCTGATACTAAAAATAAAGGCGAAGTGGTTCTTGCCGGGATGATCAATATGAACAGTATTGCTCTGGTAAAAGTAAATACAGCCTATGAAGACAGTAAACTGAGTAAAATTCTGGAACTCGTTCAGAATGCTACAGCTCAAAAAGCCCCTACAGAATTATTTATCAGAAAATTTGCTAAAGTATATACCCCAATTGTTGTATTTCTTGCCATAGGAATCTGTTTACTGCCATATTTCTTTGTGAGCGACTATCAGTTCAGAGACTGGCTGTACAGAGCATTGATATTCCTTGTAATATCTTGTCCTTGTGCCCTTGTTATCTCAATTCCATTAGGATATTTCGGAGGAATTGGTGCGGCAAGCCGGAACGGTATTTTATTCAAAGGAAGTAATTTCCTGGACAGCATTGCAGAGATTAAGAATGTAGTGATGGATAAAACCGGAACCATGACGGAAGGTGTATTCAAAGTTCAGGAAGTAAGCATGAGCGCTGAATTTAATAAAGAAGAAATCCTTCAGATGGTCAATGTTCTGGAAAGTAAAAGTACCCACCCGGTTGCAACAGCCATTCACAATTATGTAGGAGATATCAATCATTCTATACCTTTAGAAAATGTAGAAGAAATTGCAGGTTATGGGTTAAAGGCAATTGTTAATAGAAAAGAGCTTCTGGTAGGGAACTTTAAGCTGCTGGATAAGTTCAATATCAGTTATGATCTTAACCATGCGAACATTGTTTATACGGTAATTGCAGTGGCTTATGATAAAAAGTTTGCAGGATATATTACCATTGCAGACAGTATAAAAGAAGACGCCAAAGAAACAGTAGACAACTTGCATAAAATGAACGTAAAGGCTACAATGCTGAGCGGTGATAAGGATACCGTGGTTAAATATGTAGCAGATCAGCTGGGAATTGACAATGCATTCGGAGACCTTTTGCCTGAAGATAAAGTAAATAAGGTTAAAGAAATCAAAGCCAGAAATCAAAGCGTCGCTTTCGTAGGTGACGGAGTGAATGATGCACCTGTAGTTGCTTTAAGTGATGTAGGAATTGCGATGGGAGGTTTAGGAAGTGATGCAACCATTGAAACAGCTGATGTTGTGATTCAGGATGACAAACCAAGTAAAATCCCAATGGCCATCAATATTGGAAAACAAACGAAAAAGATAGTTTGGCAGAATATCATCCTTGCTTTTGCTGTAAAAGCCGTTGTTCTGATTCTGGGAGCCGGAGGGCTGGCAACGATGTGGGAAGCCGTGTTTGCCGATGTAGGAGTGGCATTGCTGGCTATTTTGAATGCAGTGAGAATTCAGAGAATGAAATTTTAAGAAGCAAATAATAAACACAACTAAATTATATTCAATCAAGGCTCTGCTGGTTTCAGTAGAGCTTTGTTTTAAAAAAATATACACCATGTTTATCATTCCGTAGGAATCTCAAAAAAATTACCACTATCAATAAGATTTGCTTAATCACCCTAATCTGTGAGATAAAATCTTTGCTCCTTAAAACAGTAGGTATTTAAAAAAAGTGTTGTGTCTTCGCAATTCCAACAAAATAAGAAAAAGCTCTGCTAAAAAAATCAGCAAAGCTTTTATCAACAAGATTAAATTGTATATAAAGAACTAAATTTTTTTTAGGTCTAAAGTTTCACTCAAAGTTCGGGATAATATTATTCCGGTGACAGGCACAGTTTTGTAAATTTTGTGGGTAACAGTATGCAATCACAATGACATTCATCATAAATCATCCAGAAAACAGTTTTGAAGTAGTATATTTGTAACAGAGAACAAAATCGTTGAGGTTATTCATTTCCATATTCATCATTTTTACCGTTGCAGTACGTCCCGTTTTGCCATTGGTAAACTATGCTGTGAACTATGATTATATTGTAAAAAACCTTTGTGAGAACAGAAACGTACCACAGTCAACCTGTAAGGGAAAATGCTACGTGGAAAAAGAACTTGCAAAAACAGAAAAACAGTCCAATAGTTCCCAAACAGTAAAGATTGCAGGATTAGATGTTTTTATTTCTCATGATATCCTTTCATTCTCCTCTCATTTGAATTCGGAGTCACTTTCCGAAATTCCCGATTCAAGTTACTTTAATTCTCATTCTTCAGAATACTTTTCCAGGATATTCCATCCTCCGTTAGCTTGATTTTTATTATAAACTATATTTTTAGTTGATGATATAAAAGTACTTAAAGCTTTATTAACGAGCCTTAAAGATATATTCTCAAATTAAAATGAACAATTGTAAGCAGTTAGAAATACACTGATTCTTTTTGAGGAATTCTGTGTTTTTCAGACTTCCACATTGTGTCATAACTTTATTTAACATTATTAATTTCAATTTAACATTAAAATGAAATCTCCAATTATTTTGATCGCTATGCTGTCAATATCATTACTGTCGTGTGCCAAAGAAACGCCTAAGGTAAAGCATGCAAGCCACATGGACTCTTCCGGAAAGAAGATAGAAAATGTACAGGTAGTGAATGAAGAAGATCCTATCTGCCACATGAAAACGGACGGCGCTCTTAAAGATACAGCCGTATATAAAAATAAAACGTATGGTTTTTGCAGTGTTTACTGCAAAGATGAATTCAAAAAAAGTCCCGAGAAATATGCCCAAAAATAAGAAGACCAATAACAAAAGTAAAGTGATTATACCGATCGCATTATTTGCATTGCTTTTCCTGGGAATAGGAGTAGGAATGGGGTATTTTAAAAAAAACCTTTATACCGTGATGAAAGTTCCCGATTTTGAACTGACGGATCAGAACAGCAAAAGAATTACCAATAAGGATATGCTGGGAAAGGTATATCTGGTAGAATTTTTCTTCAGCAAATGCCCTACAATATGTCCGGTGATGAATACCAATATGAAGGCTATTCAGAATCAGATCAATGACCCCAACTTCGGAATCATCTCCATCAGTATTGATCCGGAAAACGATACTCCATCGGCATTGAAAGAACATGCTGAAAGAATAGGCGCAAAATCTCCGAACTGGCATTTCCTGACCGGTGACCGTACCTATATTGGTGATCTCGCGGATAAATTTAATATCTATGTAGGTGATAAAGAAGATGAAGGAGAAAGCCTGAATCACAGCGGAATGATTGCTCTGGTAGATCAGGACGGAAATATCAGATGCAGATACAATAAAGAAAATATGCCCATCCTGTACTATTCAGGATTAAATTATGAAGATCCGGAAGGTAAAACACCTATGCTGACGGGTAAATATCACCCAGACAGAGAAATCCTGATTGAGGATATTAAGAAATTATTGAAATAAGAAAGAGGGAAGCTGGGTGCTTGAAGCTGGAAGTTCTTCCAGCCTCGATCTTCCATCTTCCTGCTTAACACAAAAAACATTGTTCAACCATAAACAAAAACATTATGAAGATTTTGAAAATAGCTGCTCTAAGTGCAGTTTTCGCAGCCCAGTTTACACTGGCTCAGTTTAAGCAGACGGCTCTGCCATATGCTTATAATGCTTTGGAGGGAAATATTGATGCCCAAACTATGGAAATTCATTATTCAAAGCATGGTGCGGCTTATGCAGCTAATTTAAATAAAGCCATTGCAGGAACTCCGCAGGAAAAAGAAACTTTGTTTCAGATTCTTTCCAATGTCTCAAAACTGCCTGCTGCAGTGAGAAATAATGCAGGAGGACACTACAACCACGAACTGTTCTGGACTGTTCTTACTCCTCAGAAAAACACGCAGCCTTCTGCAAAATTAGCAAAAGCTATCACTGAAACTTTCGGAAGTATGGATGCTTTTAAAGAAAAAATGAGCAAAGCAGGGGCAGACCGTTTCGGATCAGGATGGGCATGGCTATCTGTGGATAAAAACGGAAAGCTATTTGTTTCCTCTACTCCTAACCAGGACAATCCTTTGATGGATGTTGTGGAAGAGAAAGGAACTCCTATCTTCGGAATTGATGTGTGGGAACATGCTTATTATTTAAAATATCAGAATAAGAGAGCAGATTATCTTACCGCTATCTGGAACGTTACCAACTGGAAAGAGATCAGCAGAAGATATGACGAAGCTTTAAGCAAGAAATAGTCTGATGAAATTATTTTACAGCATACTTTTTACTTTTTATATGGTGCTAAGACCTTTGGTGCCATTGGTAGAGTATGCTGTAAATTATGATTATATTGTTAAAGTTCTCTGTATAAATAAAAGCAGACCGGAGATTCACTGTAACGGAAAATGTTACCTGAGTAAAGAGCTGGCAAAAACCAATGATTCGGAATCTTCACCCTTTCAGAAAATAAAAAACTCAGGACAGAAAATCCTTGATACCTATATCCTGCCTGAAACAGCAGAGATCATAACTACTGAAAAATGCACGTTTTTCAATTTTAACTTTACCTACGAAACAGCTTATTCTTTTCTGTTTCTTACTTATATTTTCAAACCACCGGCTTTTTAAGTTAAACTATCACTATTTAATCACAGAAGTCACAAAAGCTTACATCAATTAAAAATCAAATATTTTTAAAAGCTTGAGTGTTCTTATCATGTATAAAACTTATCACTTTAATAACTTAAGTGTGAGAATTTTTGTGCCTTTTGTGGTAAAAAAAGAATGTTTTTACATTCAAAAATTATAATTCAACTTAAAAAATCAACAATGAAAATCTATAAATTTTTTTCACTATTCTTTATTGCCTTTACTTTATTCTCTTTTGTAGCCTGTGAAAGCAGCAGGGATGATGATCCGCAGGATACCACGCCCGGAAAACTTCAGATCAAATTTGAAAACGGATTTAATAATGTAGGAGACATTGTTCTGAATCAGACGGTTCAGACTTCTTCTAACGGACAAAAGCATAATTTTTCTGCTTTGAAATATGTAATCAGTAACATCACACTGATAGACGAGAGCGGAAATGAATTTAAGTACAATGAAAACAACCCTGATAAAGGAGCTTTTATTGTGGATCAGGCAGATGCTGTAGCCGGAATCATATACCTTAATCTGGATGGTATTCCGAAAAACAATTACAAAAGAATAAAATTCGGATTGGGAGTCAGTCAGAAAGCGTATTTACTAGGGCAGGACGGTCAGGCTGAATTTTGGACAAAAGCGAAGCAGAAAGGAATGACATGGTCATGGGCTGCCGGTTACGTTTTTGTAAAACTGGAAGGCAAATATGGAAATGATGCTCCTTCGAAGGAATTCATGAATCATACCGGAAATATGGGAAATGTTACAGCTAATCAACAGGCTGATCTATACCGTGAAATTACTTTAAATCTTCCGACAACAGCAAGAGTGACAGGGCAAATTCGCCCTTCTGTTCATATTGTGGCAGATCTGAACCAGTTTCTGAGTGGAGAGAAAGCGCTTACTCTTGCCACAGGCAATGATATGCTGATGGGTTCCAATCAACACCTGATAGACGTTACCAATAATCTTACAAAAATGTTTAAAGTAGACCACGTTCACAATGATTAATCTTTTTGTTAAAACGTTATTACTTCTGCTTGTATTCGTATTGAGCTGTATTTCCTGTTCTGATGAGGTGATCCAGCCGTTGGAAAAAGATGAAGCCTACAATCTGCAGTTTCCTTCGTATTTCCCGGAAATGACTTTTGATAAAACGATGAATCCGGTAACCAAAAATGGAGTAGAACTGGGACGAAAATTATTCTATGAAGGAAGGCTTTCCCGAAATAATACCATTTCATGCGGTTTTTGTCATATTCAGGAAAATGCATTCACCCATCACGGGCATACCGTAAGCCATGGTGTAGATGACAGAATAGGAATCAGGAATGCTCCACCTATTCAGAATATGGCTTTTTTGAAAAGATATATGTGGGACGGTGTAATTCATAATCTGAATGAACAGCCCATTAGCCCAATTACAGACGTCAATGAAATGGACAGCTCCATACCAGAAGCAATTTCAAAGATTAAAGATGATCAGAAATATAAAAAGCTGTTCAGAGAAGCATATGGAGACGAAACTATTACTGGCGAAAGAATTTTAAAAGCATTATCACAGTTTATGGCTTCTTTAATTTCTGCAGATTCAAAATACGACAGATTCAAGCAGGGAAAAGAACAATTGACTTCAGGGGAATCTCAGGGAATGGCATTATTTAATCAGAAATGTGCTTCTTGCCATAGCGGAGAATTATTTACCGATGAAAGCTTCAGAAACACGGGAATGTATTACAATACAGAATTCAAGGATGCAGGACGTTACAGAGTTTCCCTTAATCAGGTTGATTGGATGAAATTTCGTGTTCCGAGTTTAAGAAATGTAGAATATACAGCACCTTATATGCATGACGGAAGATTTTACAGCTTAGAGGCGGTACTCAATTTCTATTCAGATCAGGTGGAAGATAATGCTAATCTTGATCCGCAGCTGAAGCAGAACGGTCATGTAGGAATTGCCATGAACAGTCAGGAAAAACAGTCAATTATCGCATTTCTGAAAACATTATCGGATAAAAGTTTTATATCCAATCCAAAATTTGCAGAATAATTTATAGAAAACATGAAGAAGATTATATTGATAGTAAGTTTGATCCTGTTTAATCAGTATCAGGCAAAGATTATTAGAGACAGTGCATATATTGCTCCGGATACCTTTAGCAGATTCGATTTTGATGATGATTGTGATGCCTGTGGTTGTGCAGCTGGTAACGGATCATCTGGTTCTGAATCTTTACTGAATCCACAGTTTATCGGAATCAAATATTTTGCACAACATTACAAAGCAAAGGAAAACTTATTTGTAAAAGACCTTACTCAGGATCAGTATTTCAATACCCTTCAGCTTTGGGGGAAAATTCCATTGACTAAAAAACTGAGCGTATATGCAAGTCTGCCATTCCATTTCCATGAAAAGAAAATGATGCAGGGAGATATCAAGATCAATGGTATAGGTGATCTGAATCTGATGGGAATTTACCAGCTGATGAGCTCTAAAGATAATTTTCATCATCTGAGCGGAGGTTTGGGTGTGAAAATTCCTTTAGGAAAATTTGACGAAAAAGGAGCGTCTGGTGTTAATCCAAGTTTTCAGTTGGGAACAGGCAGCTGGGATTATCAGGCGGCTTTGAACTATAAATTTCAGAAAAATAAAGTGGCAGTATTGGTCAATACAGACTATACCATCAAAACTGAGAATAAGAAAAATTACCGTTTTGGAAACCAATGGAACTATGCTGCGACGGGTTTTTATCAGGTTGCGGGAAATGAAAAATCCATTTTTTCTGTAAAAACAGGTGCTCAGGGAGAAGTTTATGCTCAGAATAAACAGTTTGATGAAGCGCTTCCCAATACTGCAGGAAGTGCTTTGTATGGCAAACTGGGATTTGAAGCTTCTTATAAAAAACTGAGCCTGGGAAGTGAAGTAATGCTTCCGATGTATACTCATCTGGCAGGAGGAGATATTGAAGCAAAATCAAGATTCAGTGTATTCCTGAATATTGGAATTTAAAATGAAACCCTTAATGAAAAGATGTTAAAGCTCCTTCGGGAGCTTTAATTGTTTATGAATCATGATTTTAATTGGGGGTTAGGAATAATTCTTTATCTTTGCCGAAATTTGGTGAGCCATAAAAAGCTCTTAAAAGGGAATCCGGTGAAAATCCGGAACAGACCCGCTGCTGTAAGCTCCGCACCAAGATTTTTGAAGAATATATCCACTGTTTTTTTAATGGGAAGGATTTCAAAAATGGAGTAAGTCAGAAGACCTGCCAGAAAATAATCGTTTGACGCTTTCGTGGAATAAAGCTTAGGACATCAATGATTCTGCGCAGTGACAGCTGTGCTTTGTCTTTGTATTCTTATACCCATTAGCGTCATCATTATCCTAAATGAGCTAATGACGGCAAAACTAATTACTTCAACAATTTATAAAGCTGTTTTCACAATACTGGTGTTAACATCTCAACTTTTGTCTTCTCAAACCAAGAAAAAAGACAGTCTTCAGGAAGAATCCATCAAGGTGATCAGCCTTTACAAGAAAAATTTTAAAGAAATTCTTCCGGCACAAACCCTACAAGGCGAACAGCTGGAAAGACTTAGCAGTCACTCTGTAGCAGATGCATTGCGGTATTTTTCCGGAGTGCAAATCAAAGACTATGGAGGATTGGGAGGTTTAAAAACCATCAATATCCGTAGTATGGGTAGTCAGCATGTAGGTGTTTTCTATGATGGGATTCAACTGGGGAATGCCCAAAATGGACTCGTTGACCTGGGAAGATATTCCTTGGACGATCTGGAAGAAATATCATTATACAACGGACAGAAAAGTGAGATTTTCCAACCGGCAAAAGACTTCGGTTCTTCGGGGTCAATCTATTTACAGCCCAAAACGCCTGTATTTAAAGGAACACGGAAAACCAATCTTGTGTTAAGAGCCAAAAGTGCTTCCATTGATCTCTTTAATCCGTCTTTCCGATTGGAGCAGAAAATTTCAGATAGAATTTCTGCCAGCTTCAGTGGAGAATTCATGCAAAGTGACGGAATTTACAGGTTTCGGTATGCAAAGAAATATCCTGATGGACAAAAGGCCTATGATACTATCGCAAAGAGGCAGGACTCAGATATCAAAGCAAAACGTTTTGAAACTTCAATAAACGGAACTTTAAACAACGGAAGCTGGAATGTAAGAGGCTATGGTTATATTTCAGACCGTGGAATGCCTGCTCCTATTGTGAATGGCCGTTTTGGAGGAAGAGGAGCGAGATTTTCTGATGAAAATTATTTCGTACAGGCCAACCTGCGGAAAAAACTGTTTCCCAAATTTGAAACACAGCTGAAAGCAAAATTTGCCTATGATTATACCCATTTCATGGACACGGTTCGCTCGCAGTCAATTATTCATACCGATAATACCTATATCCAGCGAGAGCTCTATCTTTCCTCGTCTAATATCTATTCTATCACACCCAATTGGGATGTCAGCCTGAGTGGGGATTTTCAGTACAATAATCTGGATGCCAATCTGGATAACTTTTCTTATCCTACACGCTACACCACATTGGTAGCATTGGCAACAACGTATCAGTGGAACAGATTCAAAATTCTGGGTAGCCTTTTAGGAACTTTTACTTTTGAAGAAGTAAGAAAAAATAAAAGACCCGGAGACAGCAGAGAATGGACACCTGCCGTATTTATGAGCTATCAGCCGGAAAGTATTCCCGAGCTTACTCTAAGAGCTTTCTATAAAAGGATTTTCCGACTTCCAACCTTCAATGATTTGTATTATACCAATATCGGAAATACTTACCTGAAACCGGAATTCACCAATCAGTATGATATAGGATTTACTTACCAGAAGAATTATAACAACCGTTTCTTTAAAAGCTTTTATGCTAAAGTAGACGGTTATTACAACAAGGTACAGGATAAGATTGTTGCAGCTCCTAACGGAAGCATGTTCCGCTGGCTGATGATGAACCTTGGAATGGTGGAAATCATAGGAGCCGATGTAAATCTTCAGACTGAATTGCAGATGGGACAAGTAAAGTTAAGACCATTGCTTTCCTACACTTACCAAAGCGCAAGAGATATGACTGATCCGGAGGATACCTTCTACCGCAATCAGATTCCTTATACACCATGGCATAGCGGCTCATTCAGCCTGATGGCAGATTATAAAGACTGGAGCTTCAATTACAGTGCGATGTATGTAGGAGAAAGATATGATGTGAATCAGGATAATATTCAATACAATTACGTACAGCCCTGGTATACCCATGATTTGTCAGTTCAGAAAAAATTCAACTGGGCGAATCATCAATTTAAAGTAAGCCTTGAGATGAATAATATTTTCAACCAATATTATGATGTAGTGATCAATTATCCGATGCCTGGAAGAAACTTTAAACTTATTTTAAACTTCACCTTATGAGAAAACTAAACTTTTATTTTTTATTTCTTGTATTAGCTTTTCTTACTTCATGCCGTACAGATGATATTATCGTTCGTCAGGAAGTAGTAGAGGGGCTTCCATCAGAAAATACAGCAATAAAAGGTTTCTACATGCTGAATGAAGGAAATATGGGAAGCAACAAATGTACGCTGGACTTTTTTGATTATACCAAAGGAACCTACTACCGGAATATTTATGCAGAGATTAACCCGAATGTGGTGAAAGAGCTGGGAGATGTAGGAAATGATATTAAAGTCTATGGCAGCAAGCTGTACATTGTTGTTAATGTTTCCAATAAAATTGAAGTATTGGATGCAAAAACAGCTAAACGTATTACTTCTATTCCGTTACAAAACTGCCGTTATTTAACCTTCAAAGACGGGAAAGCTTATGCCAGCAGCTATGCAGGTCCGGTAGCTATTAATCCAAAAGCTCCAAAGGGAAAAGTTGTAGAAATTGACACCACTTCTCTTTCTATCCAGCGTGAAGTGGTAGTGGGATATCAGCCGGAAGAAATGGAAATTGTAGGGAATAAATTATTTGTGGCCAATTCCGGAGGATATAAAGCTCCCGATTACGATAATACCGTTTCTGTAATAGACCTGAATACTTTTACTGAAATTCAGAAATTAAATGTTGCCATTAATCTTCACCATATTAAAAAAGACAATTACGGTGATCTTTACGTAAGTTCAAGAGGAGATTACTATAACGTTCCTTCCAGTTTATACCTTATAGATGCAGCAACGGGAATTGTTAAAAAAGATTTCCATCTCGCAGTGAGCGAAATGACAATCGTTAATGATAAACTTTATTTCTATGGAAATGAATTCAATTACAACACGCACAGCTATAAAAAAAGCTTTGGGATCATTGATGTAAAAACAGAACAAATCATTGCCAACAGACTTTTTGACAAAGAATACGAAACTGCTATTAAAACACCTTACGGAATTGCTGTAAACCCAATCACAGAAGATATCTACATGACAGATGCCAGAAATTATGTTTCTATGGGATTTGTGTATTGCTTTGATAAAAACGGACACTTTAAATGGAAGACAGAGGGTGGAAATATCCCTGCCCACTTCACCTTTTTATACAAATAACCAAACTTTAAGAAATGAACAGAAATACCTTTACTTATTTAAAAATCGGATTTTTATCATGCCTCCTGACAGGAGTGATAGCTTGTAAGCATGATGATGAAGATGAGTTCACATTTAACGGTCTTGACGATTCCTATTCCATTGAGCGTTTTAAGGTTTTGAGTATTCCTACCAATGCATCAGGATCAGTTACGTGGAGTATCAATGACTCTATTATCTCTCAAAATTCAGAACTTGAATTCATCAGCCCAACGGCAGATGCTTATCCGCTGACTTTAAAAATTAATAATAAAGGCAACGAGCAGGTTTATCATTCGAAAATTATCGTTACCAAAGAAAAAACACCTTACAGTAAATATATTGCTAAAGTATTAGAATTCCGCCCCGCTGTAGGACAGTTCATGAATGAAATTCCGGAATATATACCTGGAAATACAGCTGCAAATATGCTTCAGAAAGCAAACGAATCTTTGGTGGGAGGCAATTCTACCATGATTAGTCTGGGAGGATATGGCGGATATGTTGTTTTCGGTTTTGATCATACTATTCCGAACCTGAACGGAAGAGATTTTAAAATACTGGGAAATGCATTCTTTGGAAATGATGCCAGTGATCAACGCTCAGGATCCTGTGAACCGGGAATTATTATGGTAGCCTACGACAGAAATAAAAACGGAAAACCAGATAATGATGAGTGGTACGAAATTGCAGGCAGCGAATATTTTAAAAACACAACTGTAAAAGATTACAGTATAACTTATTATAAACCTGATGAAAATAAAACACCTGTGGCTGGAACTGAATTCTGGCAGACTGATGTAGAATATATCAAGTGGAATGACAATCTTGGTAATCAGGGCTTTAAAACAAAGAATACTTTTCATGCACAGAGCTATTATCCTTTGTGGTTTACAGATAGTTCTTACGGTTTTTCGGGAACACGTCTGGCAAACAATTTTTACGATCAGAACGGAGACGGATCCTATTGGGTAGGAAAATCATATGATTTCGGATATGCTGATAATGCCCCAAATAATGATGATGCTTCAAACATTGATATTTCCTGGGCTGTAGACAGAAATGGGAAATATGTAAAACTTCCCGGCGTTGATTTCATGAAAATATATACAGGAATCAATCAGGAAGCTGGCTGGCTGGGAGAAGTTTCTACAGAAGTGGCAGGAGCCTACGATTTACATTTCAAATAATAATTCAATCTATTTAAATTAATAAAAAATGAAAAAGTTTTATCTTTTTATGATGCTTTTTCTGTTTGCATGCCTATCAAATGCACAGATAAAAGTTCAGGGAGTACCCAGAAATGATATTTCAGGGATCAGCAAGCTTAATACCACTACAATCAGTTTTTCTGATATTCAGTATTGGGTAGGATCGGGAGCCAATCAGGCTGCTTTTGTAGTACAATGGAATGACAGTAAAAACCCTGACGCTATGGTTTGGGGATTCAAATGGGATGGAAATGCTACAGGAGAAGACATGCTGAAAGCTATTGCTAAAGCAGATCACAGACTATACACATTGTTGTATCAGGGAACACAGTTTGGATCAGCGGTTGGAGGAATAGGTTTTGACATAAACGGTCAGGGTACCAATGCACTGATCAAAAGTGGAAATACCACTTATCCGTTATACCCGGTGAATGGTTTTGTCAATACAACAGCTTATGATTTTGACAGCTATACAATTGTAGACGCAGCTAATGATCACTGGCAGTCCGGCTGGACGGTTAACGGGTATTGGTCTTATTGGGTAAAGAATCCTGCAGATGCCGATTTCGGATATTCTAGTGTTGGAGCTTCTTCACGTGCTTTGGAAAACGGTTCATGGGATGTCTGGAACTTTAATGTAGGCTTTAATACTACTCCAATTTCATCTACGCTTACACCTGTTTCTCCTTATATAGCTTCCAATAACTTTACCAATGGATATTTCATGGTGAACGAAGAATGGTTCGGTCATACTAACGGTTCTGTAAACTTCATTGATAATAACGGTCAGATCAATTACCGTGTGTACAGTAATGCAAACAACAATCAGGCTTTCGGCGCAACTACACAATACGGAACAATCTATGGAGATAAATTCTATTTTGTATCAAAACAGGCTGCTGATGGAGGAGATACTCAATATACTCCGGGGGGAAGACTGGTTGTAGCCAATGCGCAGACAATGCAGAAAATTGCTGGGTTTAATAACATCGGAGGTGGTGATGGAAGATCATTTGTAGGTGTAAATGAGCATAAAGGATATATTGGTACTTCTACTGGAATTGTTACTTTCAATATTGATAATTTACAGGTAGGTTCTTTAATTGCCGGAACTGGTGGTAATGGACAGATTGGAAATATGATCCGTACTTCACAATATGTATTTGCAGTGAAGCAAGGGGTAGGGATTTTAGTAATTAACCCTAATACAGATGCGGTAGTGAGTACCATTGCCGGAGGTTTCTATTCTGTTGCTCAGGCAAAAGACGGAAGTGTATGGGGAATTCAGGATCAGAAACTGATCAGCATCAATCCTACTACTTTTGCTACACAAGTTTACAATATCCCAACAACGAAGTATATTGGAGATTGGGGAGCATGGAACGCCGGTAGATTTTCAGCAAGT
The window above is part of the Chryseobacterium sp. MA9 genome. Proteins encoded here:
- a CDS encoding DUF5074 domain-containing protein, whose translation is MKKFYLFMMLFLFACLSNAQIKVQGVPRNDISGISKLNTTTISFSDIQYWVGSGANQAAFVVQWNDSKNPDAMVWGFKWDGNATGEDMLKAIAKADHRLYTLLYQGTQFGSAVGGIGFDINGQGTNALIKSGNTTYPLYPVNGFVNTTAYDFDSYTIVDAANDHWQSGWTVNGYWSYWVKNPADADFGYSSVGASSRALENGSWDVWNFNVGFNTTPISSTLTPVSPYIASNNFTNGYFMVNEEWFGHTNGSVNFIDNNGQINYRVYSNANNNQAFGATTQYGTIYGDKFYFVSKQAADGGDTQYTPGGRLVVANAQTMQKIAGFNNIGGGDGRSFVGVNEHKGYIGTSTGIVTFNIDNLQVGSLIAGTGGNGQIGNMIRTSQYVFAVKQGVGILVINPNTDAVVSTIAGGFYSVAQAKDGSVWGIQDQKLISINPTTFATQVYNIPTTKYIGDWGAWNAGRFSASNKENALYWINSISSWSSGTQIVRFDVTTKTFNENFAAIPGQTGQFKQIPYGAALRVNPVTGELVLNTTESGYGAHYQKNWIHTYNMTGALISTKTLNDYYWFPSLTVFTNNSVPVVSNTLPSQLTAASTTAIDLKAIVSDADNMAVAVVKSIKSNSNPTAVSAVINDNDELVLTPLVSGTSDIVISFNSNGKLVEKTVSVNSLGTTLATAEVKKLEFGIYPNPVTDILTLKTQEKIQNVSMYDASGRMVNVQLNNGQINVSALPKGIYILKAVTDKAVYQQKVIKN